The proteins below come from a single Cryptococcus gattii WM276 chromosome D, complete sequence genomic window:
- a CDS encoding uncharacterized protein (Similar to TIGR gene model, INSD accession AAW45804.1) encodes MIEEKYIGLALALGGTFLIGSSFIITKKGLNDAAARNPDYSHSHQRQSGSRNASDDLSYLQNPIWWAGMVTMVVGEVANFAAYTFAPAILVTPLGAMSVIIGAILASFLLDEKLGRLGVCGCAACIIGSVIIVLHAPSDKEVETVDEILSYAARPGFLVYITFVAVFSLYMIYRVVPTHGTRNPMVYLSICSLVGSVSVMAIKGFGVAIKLTLSGNNQLTHVSTYVFGVVVVGCIVVQMNYFNKALDTFSTNVVNPIYYVFFTTATIIASAILFSGFNTPGGVNTISLICGFLIIFMGVFLLNTSREPEQIHHPTSLESGLMNPRMSMSGGRISVESNGAGWNYGTVPGSGYAPDGSLNSAGHGRRSNLYRSQNSTLFNAFEEEGVPLGQLPEEDESSGDEINARRGQQAPGRSLLGKKGREDVAGGRHPAYQDMDR; translated from the exons GGCTTAAACGATGCTGCTGCTCGTAACCCAGACTATTCGCACTCACATCAACGGCAAAGTGGCTCTCGAAATGCCT CTGATGATTTGTCATACCTTCAAAATCCAATCTGGTGGGCGGGTATGGTCACTA TGGTCGTCGGGGAGG TGGCCAATTTTGCGGCTTACACCTTTGCACCTGCAATCCTTGTGACACCGTTAGGAGCTATGAGCGTTATTATTGG TGCCATCTTGgcctctttccttctcgACGAAAAACTTGGACGTTTGGGTGTCTGCGGCTGCGCTGCATGTATC ATTGGATCAGTTATCATTGTCTTGCATGCTCCTTCAGATAAGGAGGTCGAGACTGTCGATGAAATTTTGAGCTATGCTGCTCGACCAG GATTTTTGGTTTACATCACCTTTGTCGCCGTCTTCTCTTTGTACATGATCTATCGTGTCGTGCCTACTCACGGTACCAGAAATCCTATGGTATATTTGTCCATTTGCTCTCTCGTTGGAAGCGTTTCTGTCATGGCCATCAAG GGCTTTGGTGTTGCTATCAAGTTGACCTTGTCCGGCAACAACCAACTTACACACGTCAGCACATATGTGTTTGGCGTGGTTGTGGTAGGGTGTATTGTCGTTCAAATG AACTACTTTAACAAGGCGCTGGACACCTTTTCCACCAATGT TGTTAACCCCATATATTATGTTTTCTTCACTACTGCTACCATCATCGCTTCTGCCATTCTCTTCTCCGGTTTCAACACCCCTGGAGGCGTCAACACGATCTCTCTTATATGCGgtttcctcatcatctttaTGGGTGTGTTCCTTCTCAATACTTCCCGAGAGCCTGAGCAAATCCATCACCCTACAAGTCTCGAATCTGGTCTTATGA ACCCTCGTATGAGCATGTCTGGTGGCCGTATCTCTGTCGAATCCAATGGGGCCGGATGGAACTACGGCACTGTGCCCGGTTCCGGGTACGCCCCTGACGGGTCACTCAACTCTGCGGGCCACGGGCGTCGAAGTAACCTTTATCGCTCACAAAATTCTACACTTTTTAACGCATtcgaagaagaaggggtGCCCCTGGGACAATTACCGGAGGAGGATGAGTCTTCAGGAGATGAAATCAATGCGAGGAGGGGACAGCAAGCTCCCGGGAGGAGTCTGTTGGGTAAGAAGGGACGAGAAGATGTGGCTGGGGGAAGACACCCGGCTTACCAAGACATGGACAGATGA